The Nocardioides sp. cx-173 genome segment CGCCGACCCCCAGCTCGAAGGAGCCTCCGCATGAACGCCGGCAACACCTTCGCCCGCGACTCCCTCATCGTCTTCCGCCGCCAGATCCGGATGAACCTGCGCAACCCCGCGTGGGTCCTGATCGGCGTCATGCAGCCGGTGCTCTACCTGCTCCTCTTCGGCCCGCTGCTCGAGCCCGTCGTGCGCACGTTCCCCGGCTTCGACGGCAACGAGTTCACGTTCCTGGTGCCGGGCCTGCTCGTGCAGCTCGGCCTGTTCGGCGCGTTCTTCGCCGGCTTCGGGCTGATCGCGGAGTGGCGCGAGGGCGTGGTCGAGGCCGAGCGGGTCACCCCCGCCAACCGAACGGCGCTGCTGTGCGGGCGGCTGCTGCGCGACCTGGCGCAGCTGCTCGTCCAGGCGGTGATCCTGGTCGCGCTCGGCTACTGGATGGGCATGCGCGGCTCGGCCGGCGGGATCCTGCTGGGCATCCTGCTGACGCTGCTCATCGGCGGCGCCTGCGCGGCCGCGTCCAACGCCCTGGCGCTCACGACCAAGTCCGAGGACGTCATGGCGCCGCTGATCAACATGGTGATGATGCCGGTGCTGCTGCTCAGCGGGATCCTGCTGCCGATGACGCTGGGCCCCGCCTGGCTGCAGAACACCAGCGACTTCATGCCGTTCCGGTGGATCGTCGACGGGGTGCGCGACGCCTTCACCGGCGACCTCGGCACCAGCGGCGTCCTGTGGGGCACCACCTGGGCCGCCGGACTGTTCGTGGTGGGCCTGTGGTGGGGCACCTCGGTGTTCCGCCGCGACGACGCGTAGGGCGGCCTACGGCGGGCCGGTCAGGGTGAGCGACCCCGTCCGGTTCCGGCGTGTCGCACCCGGTGGAGCGGCCCGGGAACCGCTCGACGGCCCCGCCCGTCCCAGGACCCATGACTCTCGGTCCGCTGTCTCGCCTCCGCCCCCGCTCGCGCACCCTCACCGTCGCCGCGCTCGCCGGCTCGCTCGCCCTCACCCTCGCCGGCTGCTCGGGCGGCCCCGGCCCGGGTGAGCCGGAGCCCGGGCCGGAGCCCGGGACGGTGACCCGCGGGATCGACGCGGCGGCGTACGTGGAGGAGTACGAGGAGACGCAGGGCGACGGCTCGGTGAACTACTCCCAGAGCCTGCCCGGTGACTCCGAGACAGGCGGGCCGCCGGTGCCGGAGCCGCAGGTGCCGGGGCTGCTCGACGACAACACCTTCGTCGACGCCGGGACGGCCGGGTTCGTGGACCCGGGCGAGGATGCGGAGTCGACGTTCGCGCTGGACGTCGACACCGGCTCGTACGGCGTCGCCCGCACGCTGCTCGCCGAGGGGGTGCTCCCGCCGCCGGAGTCGATCCGGGTCGAGGAGTGGGTCAACGCCCTGCCGAGCGACGCGGCCGCGCCGGCCGCAGGGGAGGGCGACCTGGCGGTGACCAGCGACTCCGGGCCGGCGCCCAGCCTCGACGACGGCACCCAGCTGGTGCGGGTGGCGGTCGCGGCGCGCGAGGTGACGCCGGCCGAGCGGCCGCGGGTCAACGTCACCCTCGTGGTGGACACCTCGGGCAGCATGGACATCCGCTCCCGGCTCGGGCTCGTGCGCTCGTCGCTGGCCCTGCTGGCCGACCGGCTGCGCGACGACGACACGGTGTCGGTGGTGACGTTCGAGGACCAGGCCCGCCCGGTGCTCGAGCCCACGCCGGTGCGCCAGACGCAGGTCATCCTGGACGCGGTCGAGGAGCTCGCGCCGGGCGGCAGCACCAACCTCGAGGCCGGGCTAGCGCTGGGCTACGAGCAGGCGCGCGAGGGGTACGACGAGGACGCGGTCAACCTGGTCGTCCTCTGCTCCGACGGCGTCGCCAACGTCGGGGCGACCGGCCCCGGCTCGATCAGCGAGCGGATCGCCGAGGAGGGCCGCGACGGGATCAGCCTGGTGACGGTCGGCTACGGCATGGGCAACTACAACGACCACCTGATGGAGCAGCTGGCCGACCTCGGCGACGGCTTCTACTCCTACGTCGACACCTTCGAGGAGGCCGAGGAGCTCTTCGGCAGCGCGCTGACGACCACGCTCACGCCGGTGGCCGCCGAGGCGCGGACCCAGGTGAGCTTCGACCCCGAGCGCGTGGCGGCGTACCGCCTGGTCGGCTACGACAACCGGGCGATCGCCGACGAGGACTTCGAGGACCTGGACGTCGACGCCGGCGAGCTCGGCGCCGGCCACCGCGCGAGCGCCCTCTACGAGGTGCGCCTGGCCGCGGGAGTCGAGCCGGGCGACCCGATCGGCACCGCCACCGTCCGCTGGCGCTCCCCGGACGCCGGCCCGGCAGAGGCGCTCACACAGCTACGAGCCGCCGACCCGGAGGCCCCCGTGGCGCCGTCACTGGAGCTGGCGGCGGCGGTGGCCGACCTGGCGCAGCTGCTCAAGCGGGCCGCGCCGTACGACGGCCGGCCGGTCACCCTCGACGACGTCGCCGAGCGGGTGGCGGCGCTGGAGTCCGTGGGGGTCGCCGGGGCGGAGGAGGTCGCCGGGCTGGTCGCCGCTGCGCGCCGAGCGCAGAGCTGAGTTTACAAAGCGGGGGGTCTTGTCAAGCAGGTTTACAACCACTACGGTCTTGTAAACCGCACGGAAGGCAGGCCCCATGGACCAGATCGCCAACAGCACCGTCCCCGCCGGCTCGACCGAGCAGTGGCGCGACCGCAAGCGCTACCTGTGGCTGATCGGCCTGGTCGTCCCGTCGTTGGCGTTCCTCGGCTACGGGCTGTGGCTGGCCACCGGCCTCGGCGTGTGGTTCTGGGTGGGCCCGGTCGTGATCCTGGTGATCGTCCCGGCGATCGACCTGGTGACCGGCCTGGACCGCTCCAACCCGCCCGACGACGCGATCGAGGCGTTGGAGCAGGACCGCTACTACCGCTGGATCACCTACCTCTTCCTGCCCGTGCAGTACGCCGGCTTCGTCGGCGCGATGTACCTCATCGCGCGCGGCGACCCCCTCGGCATCGGGGGTGACCTGAGCGTGGTGGACAAGGTGGGGCTCGCGATCTCGATCGGCTGCATCGGCGGCATCGGTATCAACACCGCCCACGAGCTGGGCCACAAGCGCGAGGCCAACGAGCGCTGGCTGTCCAAGATCGCGCTGGCCCAGAGCTTCTACGGCCACTTCTACATCGAGCACAACCGCGGCCACCACGTCCGGGTCGCCACCCCCGAGGAC includes the following:
- a CDS encoding vWA domain-containing protein, which translates into the protein MTLGPLSRLRPRSRTLTVAALAGSLALTLAGCSGGPGPGEPEPGPEPGTVTRGIDAAAYVEEYEETQGDGSVNYSQSLPGDSETGGPPVPEPQVPGLLDDNTFVDAGTAGFVDPGEDAESTFALDVDTGSYGVARTLLAEGVLPPPESIRVEEWVNALPSDAAAPAAGEGDLAVTSDSGPAPSLDDGTQLVRVAVAAREVTPAERPRVNVTLVVDTSGSMDIRSRLGLVRSSLALLADRLRDDDTVSVVTFEDQARPVLEPTPVRQTQVILDAVEELAPGGSTNLEAGLALGYEQAREGYDEDAVNLVVLCSDGVANVGATGPGSISERIAEEGRDGISLVTVGYGMGNYNDHLMEQLADLGDGFYSYVDTFEEAEELFGSALTTTLTPVAAEARTQVSFDPERVAAYRLVGYDNRAIADEDFEDLDVDAGELGAGHRASALYEVRLAAGVEPGDPIGTATVRWRSPDAGPAEALTQLRAADPEAPVAPSLELAAAVADLAQLLKRAAPYDGRPVTLDDVAERVAALESVGVAGAEEVAGLVAAARRAQS
- a CDS encoding ABC transporter permease: MNAGNTFARDSLIVFRRQIRMNLRNPAWVLIGVMQPVLYLLLFGPLLEPVVRTFPGFDGNEFTFLVPGLLVQLGLFGAFFAGFGLIAEWREGVVEAERVTPANRTALLCGRLLRDLAQLLVQAVILVALGYWMGMRGSAGGILLGILLTLLIGGACAAASNALALTTKSEDVMAPLINMVMMPVLLLSGILLPMTLGPAWLQNTSDFMPFRWIVDGVRDAFTGDLGTSGVLWGTTWAAGLFVVGLWWGTSVFRRDDA